The Sesamum indicum cultivar Zhongzhi No. 13 linkage group LG1, S_indicum_v1.0, whole genome shotgun sequence genome includes a window with the following:
- the LOC105166506 gene encoding uncharacterized protein C17orf53 yields the protein MEAEEPWEALDLDDSDLPSLLRACKRRRSPSPTTTATPAAANPLPQSPASQPSQNHPEQLQHQPPPSTSRPRSIPGPAGAVQAAILRKNLDSESLNFSCRRDGNCEDLNGSNHSDGVISTQDYIRRAMEDTAEFDDDFTGHPWLSALQFLGAEAGVIRSTPISSIKKCLNAGKVVQVVAVIKSCTPNGLGGLMVLLKDPTGTVGATIHHKVLSESEFGKNISIGSVLILHKVAVFAPVRSAHYLNITLRNMVKVFSQDSCSTSKLQGCAYPVQYADPEYCGKAKAMEMTTMQSVTVEAIEKRQCTREAENLQSFSVIQRQNLFTVSVRSKNSATISESAAWREPKSLSQDACKEVPEQMTRTRITADHLEFVNGNDKSKRNGNDTNDMTNSVGKSSCEEIQGADVVQMQRQPQISKTSLPQWTDEQLDELFAGDEDGGSLFW from the exons ATGGAGGCGGAGGAGCCATGGGAAGCTTTAGATCTAGACGATTCTGACCTCCCTTCTCTCCTCCGCGCTTGCAAACGACGCCGTTCCCCCTCCCCTACCACCACTGCTACACCTGCTGCTGCAAATCCTCTTCCTCAATCGCCTGCCTCGCAACCCTCTCAAAACCACCCCGAACAACTACAACACCAACCACCGCCTTCCACTTCGCGCCCCCGCTCTATTCCTGGCCCCGCCGGAGCAGTTCAAGCGGCCATTCTTCGTAAAAATCTTGACTCCGAGAGTCTGAATTTCTCCTGCCGTCGAGATGGTAATTGCGAGGACCTTAACGGTAGCAATCATAGTGATGGAGTAATTTCTACACAAGATTATATAAGGAGGGCAATGGAAGACACTGCCGAATTTGATGATGACTTCACTGGACATCCTTGGCTTTCTGCGCTCCAATTCCTCG GTGCTGAAGCTGGTGTGATCCGAAGTACACCTATCAGCTCTATCAAGAAATGCCTGAATGCTGGGAAGGTTGTTCAG GTTGTGGCTGTTATTAAGTCATGCACACCAAATGGTCTTGGGGGTCTGATGGTGTTATTAAAG GACCCTACAGGTACAGTTGGTGCTACCATTCATCACAAGGTCCTCTCTGAAAGTGAATTTGGAAAGAACATCTCTATTGGGTCCGTTTTAATACTTCATAAG GTTGCTGTTTTTGCTCCTGTAAGGTCAGCACACTATCTCAATATAACGCTGAGGAATATGGTGAAG GTATTCAGCCAAGACAGTTGCTCAACTTCAAAACTTCAAGGCTGTGCATATCCTGTCCAATATGCTGATCCTG AATATTGTGGAAAAGCGAAAGCAATGGAGATGACCACTATGCAAAGTGTCACAGTGGAAGCCATTGAGAAGAGACAATGCACGAGAGAGGCTGAGAATTTGCAAAGTTTTAGTGTCATCCAGAGGCAGAATCTTTTCACTGTAAGTGTTCGATCAAAAAATAGTGCCACCATCAGTGAAAGTGCAGCCTGgagagagcctaaaagtttaAGCCAAGATGCCTGTAAAGAAGTACCTGAACAAATGACCAGAACTAGGATTACTGCTGACCACCTAGAGTTTGTGAATGGCAAtgataaaagtaaaagaaacgGCAATGACACTAACGATATGACCAATTCAGTTGGGAAAAGTAGTTGTGAAGAGATTCAAGGAGCTGATGTAGTCCAGATGCAAAGGCAGCCTCAGATATCGAAAACCTCTCTGCCACAGTGGACAGATGAACAGTTGGATGAACTTTTTGCTGGTGATGAAGATGGTGGCTCTTTGTTCTGGTAA